From Lujinxingia vulgaris, a single genomic window includes:
- the phnE gene encoding phosphonate ABC transporter, permease protein PhnE, whose amino-acid sequence MSVVRVEHLQLNYERDAQRVEALRGISFDVNAGERVAIIGRSGGGKSSLMRVLSGLLSPSAGTVEAAGFRMEAGRLPPRAMYEQVGLVFQNYGLVPQLSALQNVLCGRLLHQRSASSLLHFPGEDRDQARALLEELGLGERLHTRSSRLSGGEQQRVAIARLLHQNPRVMLLDEPIASLDVHWARMAIERLAGGGPQSAERALIMVMHDLNMARQFATRVIVLHHGEILFDGDPDQGCRLLEELESRDATDGEVEIAVNEAAADATAPSDASAPAPLPIDGLWGKTSFYVVLMLLIAGLYIWSAMGVDFSVARIFGNADHAANFLSRMLPPDFSVSANVGKSLLETVQMALIGTTLAAIVSLPIATLAARNISARPFQVVARLILNLLRTIPSIIWGLFFVAIVGLGPFPGILALTFYAAGYLGKFYYEGIESIDPRPLQALRTVGATPLQRFRFGVFPQVLPLMLGYTLYMLEYNVRAASILGVVGAGGIGFYLYTYINNFQYDRAATALLFLLAVVTVLDAASSRLRARLAG is encoded by the coding sequence TGAGCGGGTGGCGATCATTGGTCGCAGCGGCGGGGGCAAGTCCTCGCTGATGCGCGTCCTCAGCGGACTTCTCAGCCCGAGCGCGGGCACCGTCGAGGCGGCCGGCTTCCGTATGGAGGCCGGCCGGCTGCCCCCCCGGGCGATGTACGAGCAGGTGGGGCTGGTCTTTCAAAACTACGGGTTGGTGCCCCAGCTCAGCGCCCTTCAAAATGTGCTCTGCGGCCGACTTCTTCACCAGCGCTCGGCGTCCAGCCTGCTGCATTTTCCCGGCGAAGATCGCGACCAGGCCCGCGCCCTGCTCGAAGAGCTCGGCCTCGGGGAGCGGCTTCACACGCGCAGCTCACGCCTGAGCGGCGGAGAACAACAACGCGTGGCCATCGCCCGACTGCTTCACCAGAACCCGCGGGTGATGCTGCTCGACGAGCCCATCGCCAGCCTCGATGTGCACTGGGCCCGCATGGCCATTGAGCGCCTTGCCGGCGGCGGCCCGCAGAGCGCGGAGCGCGCGCTGATCATGGTGATGCACGACCTGAATATGGCCCGCCAGTTTGCCACGCGGGTCATTGTGCTGCACCACGGTGAGATTCTCTTTGACGGCGACCCCGATCAGGGCTGCCGCCTGCTCGAAGAGCTCGAGAGCCGCGACGCCACCGATGGCGAGGTTGAGATCGCGGTGAACGAGGCGGCCGCCGATGCCACCGCGCCGAGCGACGCCAGCGCGCCTGCCCCCCTTCCTATCGACGGGCTCTGGGGGAAGACCTCTTTCTACGTTGTGCTCATGCTGCTGATCGCCGGCCTCTACATCTGGTCGGCGATGGGCGTGGACTTCTCGGTGGCGCGCATCTTCGGAAATGCCGATCACGCCGCCAATTTCCTCTCGCGCATGCTCCCGCCGGACTTCTCGGTGAGCGCGAACGTCGGCAAGAGCCTTCTGGAGACGGTCCAGATGGCGCTCATCGGCACCACGCTGGCTGCGATCGTCTCACTGCCCATCGCCACGCTGGCCGCGCGCAACATCTCGGCGCGCCCCTTTCAGGTCGTGGCCCGCCTGATCCTCAACCTGCTTCGCACCATCCCCAGCATCATCTGGGGACTTTTCTTTGTGGCGATTGTGGGGCTGGGGCCCTTTCCCGGGATCCTGGCGCTGACCTTTTACGCGGCCGGCTACCTGGGCAAATTCTACTACGAGGGCATCGAGTCCATCGATCCTCGGCCTCTTCAGGCGCTGCGAACCGTGGGCGCAACCCCCTTGCAGCGCTTTCGATTCGGGGTCTTCCCGCAGGTGCTGCCGCTGATGCTGGGCTACACGCTCTACATGCTGGAGTACAATGTGCGGGCGGCCTCCATCCTGGGGGTGGTCGGCGCAGGCGGCATCGGGTTTTACCTCTACACCTACATCAACAACTTCCAGTACGACCGGGCGGCCACTGCCCTGCTCTTTCTGCTGGCGGTGGTCACCGTGCTCGACGCGGCGAGTTCTCGCCTGCGCGCGCGACTGGCCGGCTAA